From the Desulfobacteraceae bacterium genome, one window contains:
- the glnE gene encoding bifunctional [glutamate--ammonia ligase]-adenylyl-L-tyrosine phosphorylase/[glutamate--ammonia-ligase] adenylyltransferase — protein sequence MNTAELALSPALAEEAAGKWTAFCQAAAAAGLRVPEGPELAVELQRVFAFSEFVAQNAARYPGLVVDLVASGDIQAPYVPGGYRGKLAEASGAVATEPGLAAALRKLRRREMLRIAWRDLAGRAGLAVTMAELSRLADACIAQALTRLYDWQCAECGAPLDARGLPQSLVVLGMGKLGAGELNFSSDIDLVFAFPAAGETRGGPEPMDNHAFFVRLARRLISVLGQPSADGPMYRVDLRLRPFGENGPLVMSFDAMEEYYQEQGREWERYAWIKARTVAGDVAAGARLLATLKPFVFRRYLDYGTIEAIRDMKRQITLEVRRKGLRDNIKLGPGGIREIEFFGQVFQLIRGGVLPALQARPIQQTLDTLAAEGLVPGAVCRELQAAYIFLRDTEHRLQMAADRQTHQLPREEPARLRLAVSMGFEDWPAFHTCLAGHMAVVHGHFSGLLKTDEPGSGGLRAGDSDGPELENLWRGLLEPQKAAAVLAARGFAEPRTVLELVVHLRQAVEGRVVSIEARRRLDRLMPRILEAVAAAGGSSQTLNRVIELIKAIETRSCYMALLLENPEALNHLVRLTAASPMVAAQLARHPLLLDELLDSRTLYTPPRRPELESELARRLRAIDPDDLEYQMEALRVFKQTHILRVAAADVTGELPLMRVSDHLTDIAETVLAAVLDISWRHLVAKHGRPSVFTLAGEVDRGFAVVAYGKLGGIELGYGSDLDLVFLHAGGAGQSLGERPLDNAQFYARLGQRVIHLLTAHTAVGTLYEADMRLRPSGDAGILVSHVDGFEAYQLNDAWTWEHQALIRARVVGGDAALARRFAAIRAAVLCRKRAAEALRAEVGGMRQRMRRSLWKPVKGEFDLKQAPGGMVDIEFLVQYLILLEAHAHPELIGWTDNVRQLRTLMEAGVLDEDSAYFLKETYLVYRAAAHRLSLLALPARVAADLFARRQVKVREIWKQFMQESA from the coding sequence ATGAACACCGCTGAACTCGCATTATCGCCTGCCCTGGCAGAGGAAGCCGCCGGCAAGTGGACCGCTTTCTGCCAGGCGGCCGCTGCCGCCGGCCTCCGGGTCCCCGAAGGCCCGGAACTGGCGGTGGAACTGCAGCGGGTGTTCGCTTTCAGCGAGTTTGTCGCCCAGAACGCCGCCCGTTATCCGGGTCTGGTGGTGGACCTTGTGGCCTCCGGCGATATCCAGGCGCCCTATGTTCCGGGAGGCTACCGGGGCAAACTGGCCGAGGCTTCAGGCGCCGTTGCCACCGAGCCCGGCCTGGCCGCGGCGCTTCGCAAACTGCGTCGCCGCGAGATGCTCCGCATCGCCTGGCGCGACCTCGCCGGTCGGGCCGGGCTGGCCGTCACCATGGCGGAGCTCTCGCGGCTGGCGGACGCCTGCATCGCCCAGGCCCTGACGCGCCTCTACGACTGGCAGTGCGCCGAGTGCGGCGCGCCGCTGGATGCCCGGGGCCTCCCCCAGTCGTTGGTGGTCCTCGGCATGGGCAAGCTGGGGGCCGGCGAGCTCAACTTTTCCTCGGATATCGATCTGGTCTTCGCCTTCCCTGCCGCCGGTGAAACCCGCGGCGGGCCGGAGCCCATGGACAACCACGCCTTTTTCGTGCGCCTGGCCCGGCGGCTGATAAGCGTTCTCGGCCAGCCCAGCGCCGACGGGCCCATGTACCGGGTGGACCTTCGGCTGCGTCCCTTCGGCGAGAACGGCCCGCTGGTGATGAGCTTCGACGCCATGGAGGAATACTACCAGGAGCAGGGGCGCGAGTGGGAGCGCTACGCCTGGATCAAGGCCCGCACCGTGGCCGGCGACGTGGCGGCCGGCGCACGCCTGCTGGCCACGCTCAAACCCTTCGTTTTCCGCCGCTACCTGGATTACGGCACCATCGAGGCGATCCGCGACATGAAACGCCAGATCACCCTGGAGGTGAGGCGCAAGGGGCTGCGGGACAACATCAAGCTCGGGCCCGGCGGGATTCGCGAGATCGAATTTTTCGGGCAGGTCTTTCAGCTGATCCGCGGCGGGGTTCTGCCGGCGCTGCAGGCGCGGCCGATTCAGCAGACCCTGGACACCCTGGCGGCCGAGGGCCTGGTGCCCGGTGCGGTGTGCCGCGAACTTCAGGCGGCCTACATCTTTCTGCGCGATACCGAACACCGCCTGCAAATGGCCGCCGACCGGCAGACCCACCAGTTGCCCCGGGAGGAGCCGGCGCGCCTGCGGCTGGCCGTTTCCATGGGGTTTGAAGACTGGCCGGCGTTTCACACCTGCCTGGCGGGCCACATGGCGGTGGTGCACGGTCATTTCAGCGGATTGCTGAAGACCGATGAGCCCGGCTCCGGCGGGTTGCGCGCCGGCGATTCCGACGGCCCGGAGCTAGAGAACCTCTGGCGCGGGCTGCTGGAGCCGCAAAAGGCCGCCGCCGTGCTCGCGGCCCGGGGCTTTGCGGAACCCCGGACGGTGCTGGAGCTGGTGGTTCACCTGCGGCAGGCGGTGGAGGGGCGCGTGGTTAGCATCGAGGCCCGCCGCCGTCTGGATCGCCTGATGCCCCGGATCCTGGAGGCCGTGGCGGCCGCCGGGGGCAGCAGCCAAACCCTCAACCGGGTGATCGAGCTGATCAAGGCCATCGAAACCCGCTCCTGCTACATGGCGCTTTTGCTGGAAAACCCCGAGGCCCTCAACCATTTGGTGCGCCTGACCGCGGCCAGCCCGATGGTGGCCGCCCAGCTGGCGCGGCACCCGCTGCTGCTGGACGAACTGCTGGACTCCCGGACGCTTTACACGCCCCCCCGGCGCCCGGAGCTGGAATCCGAGTTGGCCCGCCGCCTGCGGGCCATCGACCCGGATGATCTGGAATACCAGATGGAAGCCCTGCGGGTCTTCAAGCAGACCCATATCCTGCGTGTGGCGGCCGCCGACGTCACCGGCGAGTTGCCTCTGATGCGGGTCAGCGATCATCTCACCGACATCGCCGAAACGGTCCTGGCGGCCGTGCTGGACATCTCCTGGCGCCACCTGGTGGCCAAGCACGGGCGCCCCTCGGTTTTCACCCTGGCGGGAGAGGTCGATCGGGGCTTTGCGGTGGTGGCCTACGGCAAGCTGGGGGGGATCGAGCTGGGCTACGGTTCGGACCTCGATCTGGTCTTCCTGCACGCCGGCGGCGCCGGCCAGAGCCTCGGGGAGCGACCGCTGGACAACGCCCAGTTCTACGCCCGCCTGGGCCAGCGGGTGATCCACCTGTTGACGGCGCACACCGCGGTGGGCACGCTCTACGAGGCCGACATGCGGCTGCGGCCCTCGGGGGACGCCGGCATTCTGGTGAGCCACGTGGACGGCTTCGAGGCTTACCAGCTGAACGACGCCTGGACCTGGGAGCACCAGGCCCTGATTCGGGCGCGGGTGGTGGGCGGGGACGCGGCCCTGGCGCGGCGCTTCGCCGCCATCCGGGCGGCCGTGCTGTGCCGCAAGCGCGCGGCAGAGGCGCTGCGGGCGGAAGTCGGCGGGATGCGGCAGCGCATGCGCCGGTCCCTCTGGAAGCCGGTCAAAGGCGAGTTTGATCTCAAGCAGGCGCCCGGCGGGATGGTGGACATCGAGTTTCTGGTGCAGTACCTGATCCTGTTGGAGGCCCACGCCCACCCCGAGCTGATCGGCTGGACCGACAATGTCCGCCAGCTGCGGACCCTGATGGAAGCCGGGGTGCTGGACGAGGACAGCGCCTATTTTCTAAAGGAAACCTATCTCGTCTACCGTGCTGCCGCCCACCGCCTCAGCCTGCTGGCACTTCCGGCCAGGGTCGCGGCAGATCTTTTCGCCCGCCGCCAGGTCAAGGTCCGCGAGATCTGGAAACAATTCATGCAGGAGAGCGCCTAA
- a CDS encoding lactate utilization protein: MEKPVENYWTLHLQALKETLVKNNFEVFIVADAAAAKDLVLNQILPAAAPRTVSWGGSMTFMGSGLYQALREAPGITAIDTADAKVAPEEKMARRRQALAVDLFFTGSNAVTEHGQLVNLDMQGNRVAALTFGPRKVVVLVGRNKIVPDIQSAMARIKRYAAPANAMRLDMQTPCAKTGRCEDCRSPERICNTWTITEKAWPKGRVTVILINADLGL, from the coding sequence ATGGAAAAACCGGTTGAAAACTACTGGACCTTGCACCTCCAGGCCCTCAAGGAGACCCTGGTGAAAAACAATTTCGAAGTTTTCATCGTGGCCGACGCCGCGGCCGCCAAGGACCTGGTGCTGAACCAGATCCTGCCGGCGGCCGCCCCCCGCACCGTCTCCTGGGGCGGCTCGATGACCTTCATGGGCAGCGGCCTCTACCAGGCGCTGCGCGAGGCCCCCGGCATCACGGCCATCGACACCGCCGATGCCAAGGTCGCCCCCGAGGAGAAAATGGCCCGCCGCCGTCAGGCTCTTGCCGTGGACCTCTTCTTCACCGGCAGCAATGCGGTGACCGAGCACGGCCAGCTGGTGAACCTCGACATGCAGGGCAACCGGGTGGCGGCGCTGACCTTCGGACCCAGGAAGGTGGTGGTCCTGGTGGGCCGCAACAAGATCGTGCCCGACATCCAAAGCGCCATGGCGCGCATCAAGCGCTACGCCGCCCCGGCCAACGCCATGCGCCTGGACATGCAGACGCCCTGCGCCAAAACCGGCCGCTGCGAGGACTGCCGCAGCCCCGAGCGCATCTGCAATACCTGGACGATCACCGAAAAGGCCTGGCCCAAGGGCCGCGTCACGGTCATTCTGATCAACGCCGACCTGGGGCTCTAA